In the Nocardioides panaciterrulae genome, GGCGTCGACGAGGTGTGGCGCTGGAGCGTGCGCCGTCGTACGGCGCCGGTCGAGGGCTGAGAGGGCCGACTCCCGGACGGCTGCCGAGTCTGCATGGCAGGCTGGGGTGCCCCGGCGTGCGGCCGGATGTGACGGGGAGTCCTGCGATGCCACGAGGTAGCGGTCTTTGGTCCACGGCGCCGGCAGTCACGCTGGCCGCGGCCGCGGCCACGATGCTCGCGGTCTCGGGCTGTTCGACCGGCGAGAGGGCGGACCGTCCGCATTTCCAGCCGGACGACTACAGCTACCAGCTCATTGTCAGATGCTTCTGCCTCCACGGTGGGGCCGCGGTCCTCGTCCGCGTCGTCGACGGGCGGGTCGGCTCCGCCGAGTGGGTGGAGGCTCGTCGCGGCGGCACCTTGGCAGGCGAGCCCGAGTCCTTCCAGCGCCTGACCATCAACGACGTGATCGACGCGGCCGAGGACAGGACCGCCGACCGGGTCGACGTCGACTGGCCGGACGGACAGCCGTACCCGACGCGGGTCCTCGTCGACCGGTCGGACAACGGAGCCGACGACGAGATCGAGTACGTCGTGAGCCACGTCGAGGTGGCCGACCCGTGATCCGAGGCGTCCCCGACAGACGCGCTGCGACCTGAGGAAGGACGTGGTCCGGTTTGAACAAACGTTTGTTCAAGGCGGCCGGAAGCCCTCTTTCTCATGGTGTCGCCGAGAACGGCGACGGCCCGCCCGCTCCCGGAGGAGCGGACGGGCCGTCGGGGCAGGGCGCCAGCTCAGAACGCTGCCTCGTCGAGGTCCATGACCGACAGGTCGGTGGCCTCGGCGATGGCCCGCTCCGCGGTCAGCCGCGGCAGGTTGGTGCGCGCGAAGAACTGCGCGGCCGCGACCTTGCCCTCGTAGAAGGCCTGGTCCTTCCCGGGGTTCCCGCCGAGCTTCTCCAGCGCGACCTCGGCCTGGCGCAGCAGCAGCCAGGCGCAGACGACGTCGCCGAGCACCATCAGCAGCCGGGTGGTGTTCAGGCCGACCTTGTAGATGTTGCGCAGGTCGCCGCCGTCGCCGCTCGGGTCGGCCGACATCAGGTCGTTGATCATCGCGCCGACGATCGCGTTGGCGTCCTCGAGCGCGGTGGCGAGCAGCTCGCGCTCGACCTTGAGCCGGCCGTTGCCCGCCCCGCTGTCGACGAAGGCCTGGATCTCGTTCGCCAGGTGGCCCAGCGCCTTGCCCTGGTCCTTGACGATCTTGCGGAAGAAGAAGTCCTGGCCCTGGATCGCGGTGGTGCCCTCGTAGAGCGTGTCGATCTTGGCGTCGCGGACGTACTGCTCGAGCGGGTACTCCTGCAGGAAGCCCGAGCCGCCGAAGGTCTGCAGCGACTCCGTGCCCAGCAGCACCCACGAGCGCTCGGAGCCGTAGCCCTTGACGATCGGCAGCAGCAGGTCGTTGATCTTCTCCGCGAGCTCGTCGCGCTCGCCGGCGTGGTCGGCGAGCATCACCCGGTCCTGCCAGGAGGCGGTGTAGAGCACCAGCGCGCGCATCGCCTCGGCGAACGACTTCTGCACCATCAGCGAGCGGCGCACGTCGGGGTGGTGGGTGATGGTCACGCGCGGCGCGGTCTTGTCCGCGGCCCGGCTCAGGTCGGCGCCCTGGACCCGGTTCTTGGCGTAGTCGAGCGCGTTGAGGTAGCCGGTGCTCAGCGTCGCGATGGCCTTGGTGCCGACCATCATCCGGGCGTTCTCGATGACCTGGAACATCTGCGCGATGCCGTTGTGCACCTCGCCGAGCAGCCAGCCGCGGGCGGGCTCGCCGCCCCCGTTGGCGGGGTCGCCGAAGGTCACCTCGCAGGTGTTGGAGACCTTGATCCCCATCTTGTGCTCGACGTTGGTGACGTAGACGCCGTTGCGCTCGCCGGTCAGCTCGCCGGTCTCGTGGTCGAAGTGGAACTTCGGCACCAGGAACAGCGAGAGGCCCTTGGTGCCGGGGCCGCCGGCGCCCTCGACCCCGACCGGGCGGGCCAGCACGAGGTGCATGATGTTCTCGCTCATGTCGTGCTCGCCCGAGGTGATGAAGCGCTTGACGCCCTCGATGTTCCACGAGCCGTCGTCGTTCGCGGTGGCCTTGGTCCGGCCGGCGCCCACGTCGGACCCGGCGTCGGGCTCGGTGAGCACCATCGTGGTGCCCCACTCCCGCTCGACGATGATCTGGGCGATCCGCTTGTCGCGGTCGTTGCCGTTGCGGTCGATGACGCCGGCGAACGCCGGGCCGCAGCCGTACATCCACACGGGGGCGTTCGAGCCGAGCACCATCTCGGCGATCGCCCAGTTCAGGGTCGACGGCGCCGGGGTGCCGCCGAGCTGCTCGGGGATCTGCAGACGCCAGAACTCCGCGTCCATCCAGGCGCGGTAGCTCTTCTTGAACGACTCGGGGACGGGGGCCTCGTGGGTCTGCGGGTCGAAGACCGGCGGGTTGCGGTCGCTGTCCTCGTACGACGCGGCCAGGTCCTCGCGAGCCAGGCGGTCGACCTCGGCCAGCACCTCGCGCGCGGTCTCGCCGTCCACCTCGGCGAACGGGCCGGCGCCGAGGACCTCGTCGCGGCCGAGCACCTCGAACAGGTTGAACTCGATGTCGCGCAGGTTGCTCTTGTAGTGGCTCACTGATCCACCTTCTCGATGTCGTTGCGGGAGGGCCAGCACGCAGGTCCTACTGACCGGTAACAAAATGATAGGAGGATGGTCGAAGCCCGTGCAAGGCG is a window encoding:
- a CDS encoding DUF6174 domain-containing protein, which produces MPRGSGLWSTAPAVTLAAAAATMLAVSGCSTGERADRPHFQPDDYSYQLIVRCFCLHGGAAVLVRVVDGRVGSAEWVEARRGGTLAGEPESFQRLTINDVIDAAEDRTADRVDVDWPDGQPYPTRVLVDRSDNGADDEIEYVVSHVEVADP
- a CDS encoding acyl-CoA dehydrogenase C-terminal domain-containing protein, producing MSHYKSNLRDIEFNLFEVLGRDEVLGAGPFAEVDGETAREVLAEVDRLAREDLAASYEDSDRNPPVFDPQTHEAPVPESFKKSYRAWMDAEFWRLQIPEQLGGTPAPSTLNWAIAEMVLGSNAPVWMYGCGPAFAGVIDRNGNDRDKRIAQIIVEREWGTTMVLTEPDAGSDVGAGRTKATANDDGSWNIEGVKRFITSGEHDMSENIMHLVLARPVGVEGAGGPGTKGLSLFLVPKFHFDHETGELTGERNGVYVTNVEHKMGIKVSNTCEVTFGDPANGGGEPARGWLLGEVHNGIAQMFQVIENARMMVGTKAIATLSTGYLNALDYAKNRVQGADLSRAADKTAPRVTITHHPDVRRSLMVQKSFAEAMRALVLYTASWQDRVMLADHAGERDELAEKINDLLLPIVKGYGSERSWVLLGTESLQTFGGSGFLQEYPLEQYVRDAKIDTLYEGTTAIQGQDFFFRKIVKDQGKALGHLANEIQAFVDSGAGNGRLKVERELLATALEDANAIVGAMINDLMSADPSGDGGDLRNIYKVGLNTTRLLMVLGDVVCAWLLLRQAEVALEKLGGNPGKDQAFYEGKVAAAQFFARTNLPRLTAERAIAEATDLSVMDLDEAAF